The nucleotide window AAAAGTTAGGGTAAGCGGATTAGCAGATGAGGAAAGTACGAGTATAGGAGCTAAAGAACTTATAGCGAAAAATTACAATTTTAAATATATAATTGTGGGAGAACCATCGAATGCTACTGATATAGTAGTAGAGTACAGAGGATCAATACAACTAGATATAATGTGTGAAGGTACTCCGGAACACTCTTCGTCAGCTAAGAACAATCTGATCGTGGACATTTCTAAAAAGATAATTGAAGTTTATAAACAGCCTGAAAACTACGATAAACCATCAATAGTACCAACAATAATCCGTGCAGGAGAGTCTTATAATGTCACACCAGCAAAATTATATCTACATTTGGATATAAGATATGCAATAAATAATAAGAGAGAAGATTTAATCAAAGAGATCACCGACAAATTTCCAGAATGTAATCTTAAAATAGTTGATGAAACGCCGCCAGTAAAAGTAAGTATAAATAATCCAGTAGTAAAGTCCTTAGCTAGGGCGTTATTAAAACAAAATATAAAGCCAAGACTGGTTAAAAAAGCAGGAACAAGTGACATGAATATATTG belongs to Saccharolobus solfataricus and includes:
- a CDS encoding N-acetyl-lysine deacetylase; this translates as MLQEKELVKQKAKELLLDLLSIYTPSKSEANATKFFEKISKDLNLKLEILPDSNSFILGEGDILLASHVDTVYGYIEPKIENELIYGRGAVDAKGPLISMIIATWLLNEKGIKVRVSGLADEESTSIGAKELIAKNYNFKYIIVGEPSNATDIVVEYRGSIQLDIMCEGTPEHSSSAKNNLIVDISKKIIEVYKQPENYDKPSIVPTIIRAGESYNVTPAKLYLHLDIRYAINNKREDLIKEITDKFPECNLKIVDETPPVKVSINNPVVKSLARALLKQNIKPRLVKKAGTSDMNILQRITTNIATYGPGNSMLEHTTQEKISLDEIYIGVKTYMLAIEELWQKI